The following coding sequences lie in one Aquabacterium olei genomic window:
- a CDS encoding quinone oxidoreductase family protein yields MSRRIEFTAQGGPEVLSLVSRPVPEPGEGEVRVRNHAIGLNFIDTYQRSGLYPVASLPSGLGSEGAGVVEAVGPGVTTFQPGDRVAYGTGPLGAYAEHHVLPVAHLVRLPDGIGFEQAAAIMLKGLTVQYLFRQTHVLQAGDTVLFHAAAGGVGLLACQWARALGVRLIGTAGGPDKVARALAAGAWAGIDYDREDVVARVHALTEGRKCPVVYDGVGAATWATSLDCVAPRGLLVSFGNASGPVTGVNLGILAQKGSLYVTRPTLGTYASTPERLQAMADELFGLVQQGAITVEIGQRFALADAAEAHRALAGRGTVGSTVLLP; encoded by the coding sequence ATGTCCCGTCGCATCGAATTCACCGCTCAGGGCGGCCCCGAAGTCCTCTCTCTGGTGTCCCGTCCTGTGCCGGAGCCCGGCGAGGGTGAGGTCCGCGTCCGCAACCACGCCATCGGTCTCAACTTCATCGACACCTACCAGCGCAGCGGGCTCTATCCCGTGGCCAGCCTGCCGTCGGGCCTGGGCTCCGAAGGCGCCGGCGTGGTGGAGGCCGTCGGACCGGGCGTGACCACCTTCCAGCCGGGCGACCGCGTCGCCTACGGCACCGGGCCCCTGGGCGCCTATGCCGAGCACCACGTGCTGCCGGTGGCCCACCTGGTGCGCCTGCCTGACGGCATCGGCTTCGAGCAGGCTGCGGCCATCATGCTGAAGGGCCTCACGGTGCAGTACCTGTTCCGCCAGACCCATGTGCTGCAGGCCGGCGACACGGTGCTCTTTCACGCTGCGGCCGGGGGCGTCGGGCTGCTGGCCTGTCAGTGGGCCAGAGCATTGGGCGTGCGCCTGATCGGCACCGCGGGCGGTCCGGACAAGGTGGCCCGCGCGCTGGCCGCCGGGGCCTGGGCCGGCATCGACTACGACCGCGAAGACGTGGTCGCCCGCGTGCACGCGCTGACCGAAGGTCGCAAGTGCCCCGTGGTCTACGACGGCGTGGGCGCGGCCACCTGGGCCACCTCGCTGGATTGCGTCGCCCCGCGCGGCCTGCTCGTCAGCTTTGGCAACGCATCGGGGCCCGTCACAGGCGTCAACCTCGGCATCCTGGCGCAGAAGGGCTCGCTGTATGTGACCCGACCCACGCTCGGCACCTACGCCAGCACCCCGGAGCGCCTGCAGGCCATGGCCGATGAACTGTTCGGACTCGTGCAGCAAGGCGCCATCACGGTCGAGATCGGGCAGCGCTTTGCCCTGGCCGATGCCGCCGAGGCCCACCGCGCCCTGGCGGGCCGTGGCACCGTCGGGTCCACCGTGTTGCTGCCCTGA
- a CDS encoding GNAT family N-acetyltransferase, translated as MTATKTPDTLDRFGLDKTGGTPPSRPTHHDGWVPIRDLHARHRARILDHLLQLDDHDRYLRFGFQASKEQVARYVASIDFRRDEVFGIFNSRLQLVAMAHLAAMPGEGPHGAESSRGRAMEFGVSVLPQGRGKGLGSRLFQHAIMHARNRGASHLMIHALSENAPMLRIASKAGAAVERDGPEAEAWLKLPPDTVASHIDSSLQSLAAEALYRIKYQALHASDWLRLLMTSA; from the coding sequence ATGACCGCAACCAAGACACCCGACACACTCGACCGCTTCGGTCTGGACAAGACCGGGGGCACCCCGCCCAGCCGCCCAACCCATCACGATGGCTGGGTGCCGATCCGCGACCTGCACGCGCGCCACCGCGCCCGCATCCTGGATCACCTGCTGCAGTTGGACGACCACGACCGCTACCTGCGCTTCGGCTTTCAGGCCTCGAAGGAACAGGTGGCCCGCTATGTGGCCTCGATCGACTTCCGCCGCGACGAGGTCTTCGGCATCTTCAACAGCCGGTTGCAGCTGGTGGCAATGGCCCACCTGGCCGCCATGCCGGGCGAAGGCCCGCACGGCGCCGAGTCGTCGCGCGGCCGCGCCATGGAGTTCGGCGTGTCGGTGCTGCCCCAGGGCCGCGGCAAGGGCCTGGGCTCGCGGCTGTTCCAGCACGCCATCATGCACGCCCGCAACCGCGGCGCCAGCCACCTGATGATCCACGCCCTGAGCGAGAACGCCCCGATGCTGCGCATTGCCAGCAAGGCCGGCGCCGCCGTCGAACGGGATGGCCCGGAGGCCGAGGCCTGGCTGAAGCTGCCGCCGGACACGGTGGCCAGCCACATCGACAGTTCGCTGCAGTCCCTGGCGGCCGAAGCGCTGTACCGGATCAAGTACCAGGCGCTCCACGCCAGCGACTGGCTGCGCCTGCTGATGACCTCCGCTTGA
- the rpsI gene encoding 30S ribosomal protein S9 codes for MTIGNWNYGTGRRKSSVARVFIKKGTGQIIVNGKPVEQYFGRQTSIMVVKQPLVLTNNAEAFDIKVNVHGGGESGQAGAVRHGVTRALIDFDATLKPELSRAGFVTRDAREVERKKVGLHGARRRKQFSKR; via the coding sequence ATGACTATCGGTAACTGGAACTACGGCACCGGCCGTCGCAAGTCCTCCGTGGCCCGCGTCTTCATCAAGAAGGGCACCGGCCAGATCATCGTCAACGGCAAGCCTGTCGAGCAGTATTTCGGCCGCCAGACCTCCATCATGGTGGTCAAGCAGCCGCTGGTGCTGACGAACAACGCCGAAGCGTTCGACATCAAGGTCAACGTGCACGGTGGTGGCGAATCCGGCCAGGCCGGCGCTGTCCGTCACGGTGTCACCCGCGCCCTGATCGACTTCGACGCAACCCTGAAGCCCGAACTGAGCCGCGCTGGTTTCGTGACCCGCGATGCCCGTGAAGTCGAGCGTAAGAAGGTCGGTCTGCACGGCGCCCGTCGCCGCAAGCAGTTCAGCAAGCGCTGA
- a CDS encoding putative bifunctional diguanylate cyclase/phosphodiesterase produces MSLPPTSPERPLPGGEAADADELLPLIEDGPDTDAPASTEAGTPWSVLVVDDDVDVHHATEIALRGLLIEGRPLTLLHAHSRAEALALIERTEDLAVMLLDVVMESDDAGLTLVREVRTRLRREALRIILRTGQPGYAPELVTIRDYDINDYRTKSELTRVRLFTSLTTAVRAYRQMRAHEQTRRGLEMVVRASTELSKLHGMQLFARGVVNQLCALLGMLPEGLICAQAGLENEDDPARVIAAAGQYGELIQRPLHELGLPRVQAALERCLNERRSHFEEGMTLYFATSEGRGLAAYIDHQADLPPLDRHLLEVFCSSISAGFENVLLYGQLADQAYLDPLLHIPNLNHFLKCLSELSMPDAKQNLAVVDIDSFASINDMLGHGFGDALLRTVSNRLTSSLGERCTVARVSADVFGVLGPKELVDAEPLQRHFAMPFLVQGQTVRLSATMGLVRLGQPAGAGAELLNDAHLALKRAKGLQRGTACYFSAEMGQDARTRMQLLNSLRAATGSSQLFTVYQPKVCLQTGRALGLEALLRWRKPDGELVPPDRFIPLAEQAGLMSVLGSFVLHTACAQLRRLHEAGYPHLTMAINVSQAQLREPDFIPLLADMLNETRVAPACVELEVTESMAADDLNLMRQRLEEIRALGLTAAIDDFGTGFSSLSVLRHLSADRLKIDRAFVAEIEQDSRIARMVVNLGHSLSMTVVAEGVETPAQRELLLQLGCEEGQGWLFARPMTEPDLLNWLAAQRP; encoded by the coding sequence ATGAGCCTGCCCCCCACTTCCCCCGAACGCCCGCTGCCCGGTGGTGAGGCGGCCGACGCGGACGAGTTGCTGCCGCTGATTGAAGACGGCCCGGACACCGACGCCCCGGCCAGTACCGAAGCGGGCACGCCGTGGTCCGTGCTGGTGGTGGACGACGATGTGGACGTGCACCACGCCACCGAGATCGCCCTGCGCGGCCTGCTGATCGAGGGGCGACCGCTGACCCTGCTGCACGCCCACTCGCGCGCCGAGGCGCTGGCCCTGATCGAGCGCACCGAAGACCTGGCGGTGATGCTGCTCGACGTGGTGATGGAGTCGGACGACGCGGGGCTCACGCTGGTGCGGGAGGTTCGCACGCGCCTGCGACGCGAAGCGCTGCGCATCATCCTGCGCACCGGGCAGCCCGGTTATGCGCCGGAACTGGTCACCATCCGCGACTACGACATCAACGACTACCGGACCAAGTCGGAATTGACACGGGTGCGGCTGTTCACGAGCCTGACCACCGCGGTGCGCGCATACCGCCAGATGCGGGCACACGAGCAGACGCGGCGCGGTTTGGAGATGGTGGTGCGCGCCAGCACCGAGCTGAGCAAGCTGCATGGCATGCAGCTGTTTGCGCGCGGGGTGGTCAACCAGCTGTGCGCACTGCTCGGCATGCTGCCGGAGGGCCTGATCTGTGCGCAGGCCGGGCTGGAGAACGAGGACGACCCCGCCCGTGTCATCGCTGCGGCCGGCCAGTATGGCGAGCTGATCCAGCGCCCCCTGCACGAGCTGGGCCTGCCACGGGTGCAGGCCGCGCTGGAGCGTTGCCTGAACGAACGGCGCAGCCACTTCGAAGAGGGCATGACGCTCTACTTCGCCACCTCGGAAGGCCGGGGGCTGGCGGCCTACATCGACCACCAGGCCGACCTGCCGCCGCTGGACCGGCATCTGCTGGAGGTCTTCTGTTCGAGCATCTCGGCGGGCTTCGAGAACGTGCTGCTGTACGGCCAGCTGGCCGACCAGGCCTACCTCGACCCGCTGCTCCACATTCCCAACCTGAACCACTTCCTCAAGTGCCTGTCGGAGCTGTCGATGCCCGATGCCAAGCAGAACCTGGCGGTGGTCGACATCGACAGCTTCGCGTCGATCAACGACATGCTGGGCCACGGCTTTGGCGATGCCCTGCTGCGCACGGTGTCGAACCGGCTGACCAGCTCATTGGGTGAGCGATGCACCGTGGCGCGAGTGAGCGCCGATGTGTTTGGCGTGCTGGGCCCGAAGGAACTGGTCGACGCCGAGCCCTTGCAGCGGCACTTCGCCATGCCCTTCCTGGTGCAGGGGCAGACGGTGCGGCTCTCGGCCACCATGGGGCTGGTGCGGCTGGGGCAGCCGGCGGGCGCCGGGGCCGAGTTGCTGAACGACGCCCACCTGGCGCTCAAGCGTGCCAAGGGCCTGCAGCGTGGCACAGCGTGCTACTTCTCTGCAGAGATGGGGCAGGACGCACGCACGCGGATGCAGTTGCTCAACAGCCTGCGCGCCGCCACGGGCTCGAGCCAGCTGTTCACGGTCTACCAACCTAAGGTGTGCCTGCAGACGGGCCGCGCGCTCGGGCTGGAGGCCCTGCTGCGCTGGCGCAAGCCCGATGGGGAGCTGGTGCCGCCCGATCGCTTCATCCCGCTGGCCGAACAGGCCGGCCTGATGTCGGTGCTGGGCAGCTTTGTCCTGCACACCGCGTGCGCGCAGTTGCGGCGCCTGCACGAAGCAGGGTACCCGCATCTGACCATGGCCATCAACGTGTCGCAGGCCCAGTTGCGCGAGCCGGACTTCATCCCCCTGCTGGCCGACATGCTGAACGAAACGCGCGTGGCCCCCGCCTGCGTCGAGCTCGAGGTGACCGAGTCCATGGCGGCCGACGACCTGAACCTGATGCGGCAGCGGCTGGAGGAGATCCGGGCGCTGGGGCTGACCGCTGCCATCGACGACTTCGGCACCGGTTTTTCTTCGTTGAGCGTGCTGCGCCACCTGAGCGCAGACCGGTTGAAGATCGACCGGGCTTTCGTGGCCGAGATCGAGCAGGACAGCCGCATTGCCCGCATGGTCGTCAACCTGGGCCACAGCCTCTCGATGACGGTGGTGGCCGAAGGAGTCGAGACGCCTGCACAGCGCGAACTGCTGCTGCAACTGGGCTGCGAGGAGGGGCAAGGCTGGCTTTTTGCACGGCCGATGACCGAGCCCGATCTGTTGAACTGGCTGGCGGCACAACGGCCCTGA
- the rplM gene encoding 50S ribosomal protein L13 — MKTFSAKPAEVKHEWFVIDATDKVLGRVASEVALRLRGKHKAIYTPHVDTGDFIVIVNADKIRVTGTKATDKVYYRHSGFPGGIYATKFKDMQAKHPGRAIEKAVKGMLPKGPLGYAMIKKLKVYAGSEHPHAAQQPKALEI, encoded by the coding sequence ATGAAGACCTTCAGCGCCAAGCCGGCCGAAGTGAAGCACGAGTGGTTTGTGATCGACGCCACCGACAAGGTGCTCGGACGAGTGGCCAGCGAAGTCGCTCTCCGTCTGCGCGGCAAGCACAAGGCCATTTACACGCCTCACGTGGACACCGGCGATTTCATCGTCATCGTCAACGCCGACAAGATCCGCGTCACTGGCACCAAGGCCACCGACAAGGTTTACTACCGTCACTCGGGCTTCCCCGGCGGCATCTACGCCACGAAGTTCAAGGACATGCAAGCCAAGCACCCTGGCCGCGCCATCGAAAAGGCCGTCAAGGGCATGCTGCCCAAGGGTCCCCTGGGCTACGCCATGATCAAGAAGCTGAAGGTCTACGCAGGCAGCGAGCATCCGCACGCAGCCCAGCAGCCCAAGGCCCTGGAAATCTAA
- a CDS encoding PAS domain-containing sensor histidine kinase: MDVRPPSHTAIEPESQLRAYRAMVAHANDAMLLLDSEQIVACNPAAERLFGRPVAELVGMNPAALSPAQQPDGQASAVGVRDHIMRAREGESQRFLWLHQRQNGETFTAEVTLSAALHDAASDRLQLVAVLRDVTAAQAAAQALQASEQRFRKLFELAPIPLALTTADGSLVDINRQWTRLLGYTAADLHHIDQWWSLAYPDPAYRAHVKALWTKGYQDVREQGRELHPVELRVHDKAGRAHHLVVGGAMVGEHMLTSFYDVTDRRKAQQELEDLNASLEARVQARTAELQAAFEELRHTQDELVRREKLASLGALVAGMAHELNTPIGNAVIVASTLSDLRRQFDGEVAQGLRRSALTRFTADVAEAVDVMERNLRRAAELIAGFRQVAVDQSSHQRRPFELSEVVHELQLALSPTLRRRGVQWVEQVPAGLQMDSYPGPLSQVLMNIVNNAVMHAFDQQASPRIAVHAEPVSDTHIQITLHDNGCGIAPEHQQRVFDPFFTTRLGRGGSGLGMHIVYSLVTGLLGGRVHLDSTPGHGCTLTLTLPRTAPAATPLPTS; this comes from the coding sequence ATGGACGTACGTCCGCCAAGCCACACTGCCATCGAACCGGAAAGCCAGCTCCGCGCCTACCGTGCGATGGTGGCCCATGCCAATGACGCGATGCTGCTGCTCGACAGCGAGCAGATCGTGGCGTGCAACCCCGCCGCAGAACGGCTGTTCGGCCGCCCGGTGGCCGAACTCGTGGGCATGAACCCGGCGGCACTGTCGCCGGCGCAGCAACCGGACGGACAGGCATCGGCCGTTGGTGTGCGCGACCACATCATGCGCGCCCGCGAAGGAGAGTCGCAGCGCTTTCTGTGGCTGCACCAGCGGCAGAACGGCGAGACCTTCACGGCCGAGGTGACGCTCAGCGCCGCGCTGCACGATGCGGCGTCGGACCGCCTTCAACTGGTGGCCGTCTTGCGGGACGTGACGGCTGCGCAGGCCGCCGCGCAGGCGCTCCAGGCGAGCGAGCAGCGCTTTCGCAAGCTGTTCGAACTGGCACCGATCCCGCTGGCGCTGACGACGGCAGACGGCAGCCTCGTCGACATCAACCGGCAGTGGACCCGCTTGCTGGGCTACACCGCAGCCGACCTGCACCACATCGACCAGTGGTGGTCGCTCGCCTACCCCGACCCGGCCTACCGTGCCCACGTGAAGGCACTGTGGACGAAGGGCTACCAGGACGTGCGTGAACAAGGGCGAGAACTGCACCCGGTGGAACTGCGCGTGCATGACAAGGCGGGCCGGGCTCACCATCTGGTGGTCGGCGGGGCGATGGTGGGCGAGCACATGCTCACGAGCTTCTACGACGTCACCGACCGGCGCAAGGCGCAGCAGGAACTGGAAGACCTGAACGCCAGCCTGGAAGCCCGCGTGCAAGCCCGCACGGCAGAACTGCAAGCGGCCTTCGAAGAACTGCGCCACACCCAGGACGAACTGGTGCGCAGGGAAAAACTGGCGAGCCTGGGCGCGCTGGTGGCCGGCATGGCGCACGAACTGAACACGCCGATCGGCAATGCGGTGATCGTGGCCAGCACGCTGTCGGACCTGCGCAGGCAGTTCGACGGCGAGGTGGCCCAAGGCCTGCGCCGCTCTGCACTGACCCGTTTCACGGCCGACGTCGCCGAGGCGGTGGACGTGATGGAGCGCAACCTGCGCCGCGCCGCCGAGCTGATCGCCGGATTCAGGCAGGTGGCCGTGGACCAGTCCAGTCACCAGCGACGCCCCTTCGAGCTGAGCGAGGTGGTCCACGAGCTGCAGCTGGCGCTGAGCCCCACCTTGCGACGCCGCGGGGTGCAATGGGTCGAGCAGGTGCCGGCGGGCCTGCAGATGGACAGCTACCCCGGCCCGCTGAGCCAGGTGCTGATGAACATCGTGAACAACGCGGTGATGCACGCCTTCGATCAGCAGGCCTCGCCCCGCATTGCGGTGCACGCCGAGCCAGTGTCCGACACCCACATCCAGATCACGCTGCACGACAACGGCTGCGGCATCGCCCCCGAGCACCAGCAGCGGGTGTTCGACCCCTTCTTCACGACCCGGCTGGGCCGTGGCGGCTCCGGTCTGGGCATGCACATCGTGTATTCGCTGGTGACGGGTCTGCTCGGCGGGCGCGTGCACCTCGACAGCACGCCCGGCCATGGCTGCACCCTGACCCTGACCCTGCCCCGCACGGCCCCTGCCGCCACGCCACTGCCCACATCATGA
- the htpG gene encoding molecular chaperone HtpG: MDKTTHSFQAEVKQLLHLVTHSLYSNKEIFLRELISNASDACDKLRFEALDNSALYEDAPNLEVRVLVDKAARTLTIRDNGIGMSAQEAIDHLGTIAKSGTKEFMGRLSGDQQKDAQLIGQFGVGFYSGYIVADRITVESRRAGLKAEEGVRWSSEGTGDFEVEAITKPTRGTDIILHLREGEDEFLTAWKLRGIINKYSDHISLPILMQKEEWDAEKSEYVTQDAWDTVNQAAALWTRSKSDITEEQYHDFYKQISHDSEPPLAYTHNRVEGRSEYTQLLFVPKNAPYDLWNRDRKGGLKLYVKRVFIMDDAEALLPSYLRFVKGVIDSADLPLNVSREILQESRDVKAIREGCTKRVLSMLEELANNEDQAKRDQYAAFWKEFGAVLKEGVGEDFTNKERLAKLLRFASTHADENVSLADYVGRMKEGQDAIYVITADSLAAAKNSPQLELFKKKGIEVLLLTDRVDEWVLSHLYDFDGRPMQNVTKGAIDLGKLQDEEEKKKAEEAAESLKPLLERLKTALGERAKDVRVTTRLVDSPACLVTEEGDMSAHLARLLKQAGQTAPEVRPVLEVNPEHALVKKLEASEHFDDLAHILFDQALLAEGGQLEDPAAYVRRVNSLLATSAV; the protein is encoded by the coding sequence ATGGACAAGACCACCCATTCCTTCCAGGCCGAGGTCAAGCAGCTGCTGCACCTGGTCACCCACTCGCTGTACTCGAACAAGGAGATCTTTCTGCGCGAGCTGATCTCCAACGCATCGGACGCGTGCGACAAGCTGCGCTTCGAGGCCCTGGACAACAGCGCCCTGTACGAAGACGCTCCCAACCTCGAAGTGCGCGTGCTGGTCGACAAGGCCGCCCGCACGCTCACCATCCGTGACAACGGGATCGGCATGAGCGCGCAGGAGGCCATCGACCACCTCGGCACCATCGCCAAGTCGGGCACCAAGGAGTTCATGGGCCGCCTCTCGGGTGACCAGCAGAAGGACGCCCAGCTCATCGGCCAGTTCGGCGTGGGCTTCTACAGTGGCTACATCGTGGCCGACCGCATCACCGTCGAGTCGCGTCGTGCCGGACTGAAGGCCGAAGAGGGCGTGCGCTGGAGCAGCGAAGGCACCGGCGACTTCGAGGTCGAGGCCATCACCAAGCCCACCCGCGGCACCGACATCATCCTGCACCTGCGCGAAGGCGAAGACGAGTTCCTGACCGCATGGAAGCTGCGCGGCATCATCAACAAGTACTCCGACCACATCTCGCTGCCCATCCTCATGCAGAAGGAAGAATGGGATGCCGAGAAGTCCGAGTACGTCACGCAGGACGCGTGGGACACCGTCAACCAGGCCGCCGCCCTGTGGACGCGCTCCAAGAGCGACATCACGGAAGAGCAGTACCACGACTTCTACAAACAGATCAGCCACGACAGCGAGCCGCCGCTGGCCTACACGCACAACCGCGTCGAAGGCCGCAGCGAATACACGCAGCTGCTGTTTGTGCCGAAGAACGCGCCGTATGACCTGTGGAACCGCGACCGCAAGGGCGGCCTGAAGCTCTACGTCAAGCGCGTCTTCATCATGGACGACGCCGAAGCGCTGCTGCCGTCCTACCTGCGCTTCGTGAAGGGCGTGATCGACTCGGCCGACCTGCCGCTCAACGTCAGCCGCGAAATCCTGCAGGAAAGCCGCGACGTCAAGGCCATCCGTGAGGGCTGCACCAAGCGCGTGCTGTCGATGCTGGAGGAGCTGGCGAACAACGAGGACCAGGCCAAGCGCGACCAGTACGCCGCGTTCTGGAAAGAGTTCGGCGCCGTGCTGAAGGAAGGCGTGGGCGAGGATTTCACCAACAAGGAGCGCCTGGCCAAGTTGCTGCGCTTTGCCTCCACGCATGCCGACGAGAACGTGTCGCTGGCCGACTACGTGGGCCGCATGAAGGAAGGCCAGGACGCGATCTACGTGATCACCGCCGACTCGCTGGCCGCTGCCAAGAACAGCCCGCAGCTCGAGCTCTTCAAGAAGAAGGGCATCGAGGTGCTGCTGCTGACCGACCGCGTCGACGAGTGGGTGCTGTCGCACCTCTATGACTTCGACGGCAGGCCGATGCAGAACGTCACCAAGGGCGCCATCGACCTGGGCAAACTGCAGGACGAGGAAGAAAAGAAGAAGGCCGAAGAGGCGGCCGAGAGCCTCAAGCCCCTGCTGGAGCGCCTGAAGACCGCACTCGGTGAGCGCGCCAAGGACGTGCGCGTCACCACCCGCCTGGTCGATTCGCCCGCCTGCCTCGTCACCGAAGAGGGTGACATGAGTGCCCACCTGGCGCGTCTGCTCAAGCAGGCCGGGCAGACCGCGCCGGAAGTGCGCCCCGTGCTCGAGGTCAATCCTGAACACGCGCTGGTCAAGAAGCTCGAAGCCAGCGAGCACTTCGACGACCTGGCCCACATCCTGTTCGATCAGGCCCTGCTGGCCGAAGGCGGGCAGCTGGAAGACCCGGCCGCCTATGTGCGGCGCGTCAACAGCCTGCTGGCCACGTCTGCCGTCTGA
- the argC gene encoding N-acetyl-gamma-glutamyl-phosphate reductase — MIKVGIVGGTGYTGVELLRLLSQHPEVRIHAITSRKEAGMPVSDMYPSLRGHVDLAFVTPDDAGLTECDVVFFATPHGVAMAQARELLAAGVKVIDLAADFRLKDTAVFEQWYGMAHTCPDLLEEAVYGLPELNRDAIRGARVIGNPGCYPTSVQLGFAPLLRHKLIDPTHLIANCASGVSGAGRKAEVHTLMAEASDNFKAYGVKGHRHGPEINQQLRAIAGDDSVNCLFVPHLLPLIRGIHSTLYARLNDAGQAADLQATFEAFYQGERFVDVLPAGSAPETRSVRASNTVRIAVHRPQPDTVMVLVVEDNLTKGASGQAVQCMNLMCGLDEHLGLTGVPVLP, encoded by the coding sequence ATGATCAAGGTCGGCATCGTCGGCGGCACCGGTTACACCGGGGTGGAACTGTTGCGCCTGCTGTCGCAGCACCCCGAGGTCCGCATCCACGCCATCACCTCGCGCAAGGAAGCCGGCATGCCGGTGTCCGACATGTACCCGAGCCTGCGTGGTCATGTCGATCTGGCCTTCGTGACGCCCGATGACGCCGGGCTGACCGAGTGTGATGTGGTCTTCTTCGCGACGCCGCATGGCGTGGCCATGGCCCAGGCGCGCGAGCTCCTCGCGGCCGGCGTCAAGGTCATCGACCTGGCGGCCGATTTCCGCCTGAAGGACACAGCCGTGTTCGAGCAGTGGTACGGCATGGCACACACCTGCCCCGACCTGCTGGAAGAGGCTGTCTATGGTCTGCCTGAGCTGAACCGCGACGCCATCCGGGGCGCCCGCGTGATCGGTAATCCCGGCTGTTATCCCACGTCGGTGCAGCTGGGCTTTGCGCCGCTGCTGCGCCACAAGCTGATCGACCCCACCCACCTGATCGCCAACTGCGCATCGGGCGTGTCGGGCGCAGGCCGCAAGGCCGAGGTCCACACGCTGATGGCCGAGGCGTCGGACAACTTCAAGGCGTATGGCGTCAAGGGCCATCGCCACGGCCCCGAGATCAACCAGCAGCTGCGCGCCATTGCTGGCGACGACAGCGTCAACTGCCTGTTCGTACCCCACCTGCTGCCGCTGATCCGTGGCATCCACTCGACGCTGTACGCGCGCCTGAATGACGCCGGCCAGGCCGCCGACCTGCAGGCCACCTTCGAGGCCTTCTACCAGGGCGAGCGTTTCGTCGACGTGCTGCCGGCCGGCAGTGCCCCCGAGACGCGCAGCGTCCGTGCCAGCAACACCGTGCGCATCGCCGTGCACCGCCCGCAGCCCGACACCGTGATGGTGCTGGTCGTGGAAGACAACCTGACCAAGGGGGCGTCGGGGCAGGCCGTGCAGTGCATGAACCTGATGTGTGGCCTCGACGAGCACCTGGGCCTGACGGGCGTGCCGGTGCTGCCCTGA
- a CDS encoding DUF2726 domain-containing protein, whose protein sequence is MNSAQVAAAVACGLLPGILLGWWLHGRRQRQHVRTWPDSWPLRPRPLFTAHERALYRELKAALPQHVVLAKVSLVRFCQAAEPRTARQWYDRLQALTVSMLVCTPTGTAIAAIDLDLPGAMPSPRTARLKQAVLDVCRVRHLRCQPGQWPPPPLLAAWVLGHGVEGQPMRATDPLEPGALSHAGDQLARRLKERRAERAVRWAESGFAPDSFFAFDSRLDAAANSAPAPLTEVTEVPSATEARPRPGQARR, encoded by the coding sequence GTGAACAGTGCGCAAGTGGCGGCAGCCGTGGCATGCGGCCTGCTGCCCGGCATTTTGCTGGGATGGTGGCTGCACGGTCGCCGCCAACGGCAGCATGTGCGCACCTGGCCGGACAGCTGGCCCTTGCGCCCTCGGCCGCTGTTCACTGCACACGAGCGTGCGCTGTACCGCGAACTCAAGGCTGCCCTGCCCCAGCATGTGGTGCTGGCCAAGGTGAGTCTCGTGCGGTTCTGCCAGGCGGCCGAGCCGCGCACCGCCCGCCAGTGGTATGACCGGCTGCAGGCGCTGACGGTGTCGATGCTGGTGTGCACCCCGACCGGCACGGCCATCGCGGCGATCGACCTGGATCTGCCCGGCGCCATGCCCTCACCCCGTACCGCGCGGCTCAAGCAGGCCGTGCTGGATGTCTGCCGGGTGCGCCATCTGCGCTGCCAGCCGGGGCAATGGCCTCCGCCGCCGTTGCTGGCGGCGTGGGTGCTCGGTCACGGTGTCGAGGGCCAGCCGATGCGCGCCACAGACCCGCTCGAGCCGGGCGCGCTGTCCCACGCGGGCGACCAGCTGGCACGCCGGCTGAAGGAGCGTCGCGCCGAGCGCGCCGTCCGCTGGGCCGAGTCGGGCTTCGCGCCCGACTCCTTCTTTGCCTTTGACAGCCGCCTCGACGCGGCCGCCAACTCGGCACCCGCCCCACTGACGGAAGTGACCGAAGTCCCCTCGGCCACCGAGGCGCGCCCCAGGCCGGGTCAGGCCCGGCGCTGA